Proteins encoded by one window of Candidatus Sumerlaea chitinivorans:
- a CDS encoding N-acetylmuramoyl-L-alanine amidase has protein sequence MQTLRFALVAAVLTAMVMSPSLEEPRVATVETPREAPMAVLRVQPMVPTIAAPSRAPISAYASAHKPLEGIRICIDPGHGGQEKWDKILYTGGTRGVVTGQTESDVNLRVALLLRQYLEAAGADVIMTRTSDERCTNCGDKRDELDFRPNLANSTNSDIFVSIHHNEANDPSVNYTMTFFPAGMPSAASLADNVASAVSRYLGTPCAGARPGTYRILQKAKMPAVLVEASFMSNPSEDLRLQSLAYNKLEAKAIATGILNYVRATKGRPVDFSTIFAPIDEQAPAAQAIADATIVRKTIREKKSLFGRKYEEVALDATGRVISRRDIGGGSLSKKRPAAQKVVASATGKRQISSSVTKASKSASVAHSKAPAKKASSGKASSAKPTKTKKMVVK, from the coding sequence ATGCAGACGTTGAGATTTGCTCTCGTGGCAGCCGTGCTGACGGCCATGGTCATGAGCCCCTCGCTTGAAGAGCCGCGCGTTGCCACTGTGGAAACCCCTCGTGAGGCCCCCATGGCAGTGCTCCGTGTCCAACCCATGGTTCCGACAATTGCCGCCCCGAGTCGGGCACCCATTTCGGCTTATGCATCAGCCCACAAACCTTTGGAAGGAATTCGCATTTGCATCGATCCCGGCCATGGCGGACAAGAAAAATGGGACAAGATCCTCTACACCGGCGGAACACGCGGCGTGGTTACGGGCCAAACCGAAAGCGATGTGAATTTGCGCGTTGCGCTCTTGCTGCGGCAATACCTGGAAGCTGCCGGGGCCGACGTCATTATGACTCGAACTTCGGATGAGCGTTGTACGAACTGCGGCGATAAACGAGACGAACTGGATTTCCGCCCCAATTTGGCGAACTCGACAAACTCCGATATTTTCGTGAGCATTCACCACAACGAGGCAAATGACCCCTCAGTAAATTATACGATGACGTTCTTCCCCGCCGGCATGCCCAGTGCAGCCTCGTTGGCTGATAACGTGGCTTCTGCGGTGTCACGTTACCTGGGTACTCCATGCGCCGGGGCAAGACCGGGAACCTATCGGATTTTACAGAAGGCAAAGATGCCGGCGGTCTTAGTTGAGGCATCGTTTATGAGTAATCCGAGTGAGGACCTTCGGCTTCAGTCGCTTGCCTACAACAAGCTGGAGGCCAAGGCGATCGCCACGGGTATCCTCAACTATGTTCGAGCCACAAAAGGGCGTCCTGTCGATTTCTCCACAATCTTTGCGCCAATTGACGAACAAGCTCCTGCGGCGCAAGCAATTGCGGATGCGACCATCGTGCGAAAGACAATTCGCGAGAAAAAGTCCCTCTTCGGACGCAAATATGAAGAGGTAGCGCTCGACGCCACGGGGCGTGTCATCAGCCGACGAGACATTGGTGGTGGCAGCCTGAGTAAAAAACGTCCAGCCGCCCAAAAGGTTGTCGCTTCGGCAACTGGAAAGCGTCAAATTTCAAGCAGCGTCACAAAGGCCTCGAAATCTGCATCGGTAGCGCACTCCAAGGCGCCTGCCAAGAAAGCCTCCAGCGGGAAAGCAAGTTCTGCAAAACCGACGAAGACCAAAAAAATGGTTGTCAAATAG
- a CDS encoding UDP-N-acetylglucosamine 2-epimerase: MRQKRLLLIFGTRPEAIKLAPIAIQAQAIEPRAEVRICATGQHNELLKQACDVFGLQPHHWLGVMIPNQTLPQLTARLFETLPPILAEERPDWVIVQGDTTSAFVGAMCAFYERIPVAHVEAGLRTADPYAPFPEEINRRLISHIAQYHFAPTQQARVNLLQEGISPDRIYVTGNTVVDAVQWVLRQELPISEQIRSIIARRFVLITLHRRENFGAPLRAVLMALRKLAEQHPEVEWVFPVHPNPNVRDVVRELLDPCANVQVIEPPDYPSFLTLLKHATLVITDSGGVQEEATALGKELLITREVTERPEVLETGRAHIVGTNAERLIQAAQECLARTKVVHPPTSIHQNPFGDGHAARRILEVLLER; encoded by the coding sequence ATGAGACAGAAAAGACTGCTTCTGATTTTTGGTACGCGTCCGGAGGCGATAAAACTCGCTCCCATTGCCATCCAAGCCCAAGCGATCGAACCAAGGGCTGAGGTGAGGATTTGTGCAACAGGGCAGCATAACGAGTTGCTGAAGCAAGCGTGCGACGTCTTTGGACTGCAGCCGCACCATTGGCTTGGCGTGATGATACCCAACCAAACCTTGCCGCAACTCACTGCCCGATTGTTCGAGACACTGCCGCCCATCCTTGCCGAGGAGCGACCGGATTGGGTGATTGTGCAGGGTGACACTACCAGTGCATTTGTGGGAGCAATGTGTGCGTTCTATGAACGCATTCCCGTGGCTCACGTGGAAGCAGGTCTACGCACCGCCGATCCCTACGCGCCGTTTCCTGAAGAAATCAATAGGCGCCTAATTAGCCATATTGCCCAGTACCACTTTGCCCCAACTCAACAAGCCCGAGTGAATCTGCTACAGGAAGGGATATCGCCGGACCGTATCTATGTGACCGGCAACACGGTTGTGGACGCCGTTCAATGGGTGCTGCGTCAAGAACTGCCGATTTCGGAACAGATTCGCAGCATCATAGCTCGCCGATTTGTGCTCATCACACTTCATCGGCGTGAAAATTTTGGTGCTCCACTGAGGGCTGTCCTAATGGCCTTGCGGAAGCTTGCAGAACAACATCCGGAAGTCGAATGGGTGTTCCCCGTACATCCGAATCCGAACGTGCGTGATGTTGTCCGTGAGTTGCTTGACCCGTGCGCGAATGTCCAAGTGATCGAGCCGCCCGATTACCCTTCCTTCCTGACTTTGCTCAAGCACGCAACCCTCGTAATTACGGATTCGGGTGGGGTACAAGAAGAAGCTACCGCGCTTGGGAAAGAGCTTCTCATCACGCGTGAAGTGACGGAAAGACCGGAGGTTTTGGAAACGGGGAGGGCGCACATTGTTGGCACAAATGCGGAGAGACTTATTCAAGCCGCACAAGAATGCCTCGCGCGGACAAAAGTCGTTCACCCACCGACTTCGATTCACCAAAACCCCTTTGGCGATGGCCACGCTGCAAGGCGGATTTTGGAAGTACTGCTGGAACGATAA
- a CDS encoding Oligopeptide transport system permease protein OppB has translation MSLANDDTCCSAVLEVNELCVEFATAEGQYRAVDGVTFELRRGATVGLVGESGSGKTVTALSIMQLLPKPTGRVLSGSIRFLGQELVGQPEHELRALRGNRISMIFQEPTTCLNPLITVGDQVAEVLRVHKGLSRRDALEETLKLFELVKIAAPRERLHAYPHQLSGGMRQRVMIAMAIACNPDLLIADEPTTALDVTVQAQILALLEELRVQSSAAILLITHDLGIVAEMCDEVLVMYAGQIVEQADVYTLFSRPLHPYTLGLLRSLPKMEHGKSRLTLYSIPGTVPDPRHFPSGCRFHPRCEFAEARCKSEIPAFTHADKNHLVRCHLWDKIESREL, from the coding sequence GTGTCATTAGCGAACGACGACACATGTTGCTCTGCTGTTCTTGAGGTGAATGAGCTATGTGTCGAATTCGCCACGGCAGAGGGACAGTACCGCGCAGTGGACGGAGTGACATTTGAACTCCGGAGAGGTGCCACCGTTGGCCTCGTCGGCGAGTCGGGCTCGGGTAAAACTGTAACCGCTTTGAGTATCATGCAGCTTCTCCCGAAACCGACGGGTCGCGTTCTCTCCGGCTCGATCCGTTTTCTCGGACAAGAACTTGTGGGGCAGCCTGAGCATGAGCTCCGTGCACTCCGTGGGAACCGCATTTCGATGATCTTTCAGGAACCCACCACTTGCTTGAATCCTCTGATAACCGTAGGCGACCAAGTCGCTGAAGTGCTTCGTGTGCATAAAGGGTTGAGCCGACGTGATGCGCTGGAAGAGACCTTGAAACTCTTTGAACTCGTCAAAATTGCGGCGCCACGCGAGCGACTGCATGCGTATCCGCATCAGTTGAGCGGTGGGATGCGTCAGCGGGTGATGATTGCAATGGCAATTGCGTGCAATCCTGACCTGCTGATCGCAGATGAGCCGACCACAGCCTTGGATGTCACGGTTCAGGCGCAAATTCTGGCCCTTCTGGAGGAACTTCGCGTTCAATCCTCGGCTGCGATTCTTCTTATTACGCATGATCTCGGCATTGTGGCCGAAATGTGTGACGAAGTCTTGGTTATGTACGCTGGGCAGATTGTCGAGCAGGCCGACGTCTACACTCTTTTCTCGCGTCCCCTCCATCCATACACTTTGGGCCTGCTTCGTTCGCTCCCCAAAATGGAGCACGGAAAAAGTCGGCTAACTCTCTACAGCATTCCGGGAACAGTGCCAGACCCTCGCCATTTCCCGAGCGGGTGCCGATTTCATCCTCGTTGTGAATTTGCAGAGGCTCGGTGTAAGAGCGAAATCCCTGCTTTCACGCACGCCGACAAAAACCACCTCGTGCGATGTCACCTGTGGGATAAAATTGAATCACGTGAGCTCTGA
- a CDS encoding Pyrroline-5-carboxylate reductase, whose product MDEVKKRIGFLGAGNMARAIAGGVVRAGLVRAEDIVASDVVLQQREGFTRATNCRSVNTNREVTQFADIVIFAVKPFHVADVCAEIAELTRTDQLFVSICAGIRSSFIEKRLRGTPRVIRVMPNTPALIGCGATAISAGRYATADDIETVRRLFDAIGITVVLEEDLLDVVTGLSGSGPAYVFYFAECLIQAAQKLGLPEDAATKLVLQTLYGASKMALESGKPLSELRQAVTTKGGTTEAGLRVLSEGGFSTLVEKCVEAATRRSRELSGETEATNR is encoded by the coding sequence ATGGATGAAGTGAAGAAGCGAATTGGATTCTTGGGCGCTGGGAATATGGCGCGAGCCATTGCTGGGGGAGTGGTGCGTGCAGGTCTTGTTCGTGCGGAAGATATTGTTGCCTCGGATGTCGTCCTGCAGCAGCGGGAAGGATTTACTCGGGCGACTAACTGCAGATCCGTGAACACGAATCGAGAAGTTACGCAGTTTGCCGACATTGTGATCTTCGCTGTGAAGCCCTTTCACGTGGCCGATGTTTGTGCCGAAATAGCTGAACTCACGCGTACAGACCAACTCTTTGTTTCGATTTGCGCCGGCATTCGTTCCTCATTCATTGAGAAGCGTTTGCGCGGAACCCCCCGTGTGATCCGTGTCATGCCGAATACACCCGCACTCATTGGCTGTGGTGCTACTGCGATTTCGGCAGGTCGTTATGCCACCGCGGACGATATCGAAACCGTTCGAAGGCTGTTTGACGCCATAGGCATTACCGTGGTGCTTGAGGAGGATTTGTTGGACGTCGTAACGGGGCTGAGCGGCAGTGGACCTGCCTATGTTTTTTATTTTGCCGAGTGCCTCATCCAAGCCGCGCAGAAGCTGGGTTTACCCGAGGATGCAGCAACCAAACTCGTTCTCCAAACGCTATACGGGGCGTCGAAAATGGCTTTAGAAAGTGGGAAGCCTCTTTCCGAATTGCGGCAGGCCGTGACAACAAAAGGGGGTACGACGGAAGCCGGGCTGCGAGTACTTTCTGAGGGAGGCTTCTCGACACTTGTCGAGAAATGCGTTGAGGCAGCTACACGTCGTAGTCGTGAGCTTTCCGGCGAGACTGAAGCGACAAACAGGTGA
- a CDS encoding glycosyl transferase group 1, whose product MWKGFGQKRIFWGISRHRSIPKEEQSPPKRLLEWIKQRMIRCADLFFAYTPGEKEWLIAHGWPEDRVISLNNTIDTLALRRDYLALKDKRGAVRSELGVSDRHVLIYVGRLIQGKRVEFLLDSFRRWQAVDPMATLFVSGGGDFGNKLESLAKEAFPEGTVHYFGALPDAELSRILLASDVYVIPGRVGLAPLTAMCFDLPVVAFDLPIHSPEIEYLTPENSVILPASTTPEEFAEQLPKIFEQFSDPARRAKIYPSIAHLTMEAMVDRFIEGIERVFALDRKA is encoded by the coding sequence ATGTGGAAAGGTTTTGGCCAAAAACGCATTTTCTGGGGTATCAGTCGTCATCGGAGCATTCCTAAAGAAGAGCAGTCTCCGCCCAAGCGCCTCTTGGAATGGATAAAACAGCGAATGATAAGGTGTGCTGACCTTTTTTTTGCTTACACGCCGGGTGAAAAGGAGTGGCTCATTGCTCACGGTTGGCCAGAAGATCGCGTCATTAGTCTGAACAACACAATAGATACTCTCGCTCTACGTCGCGACTATCTTGCTCTAAAAGATAAGCGTGGGGCCGTTCGGTCAGAGTTGGGGGTCAGTGACCGGCATGTGCTGATCTACGTGGGAAGACTCATCCAAGGCAAGCGGGTTGAATTTCTTTTGGATTCGTTTCGTCGATGGCAAGCGGTAGATCCCATGGCAACTCTCTTTGTTTCGGGTGGGGGTGATTTCGGGAACAAACTCGAATCCCTGGCGAAGGAAGCGTTTCCAGAAGGAACCGTTCATTATTTTGGAGCACTGCCGGACGCGGAACTGTCGAGAATCTTATTGGCCTCCGATGTCTACGTCATTCCGGGCAGAGTAGGCTTGGCCCCGCTAACCGCAATGTGTTTTGACTTGCCAGTGGTTGCCTTCGACCTGCCAATCCATAGCCCTGAGATTGAGTATTTGACCCCTGAGAATTCAGTAATCCTGCCGGCGTCGACCACGCCCGAAGAGTTTGCTGAGCAACTGCCTAAGATTTTTGAACAGTTTAGCGACCCTGCACGGCGGGCCAAGATCTACCCGTCCATCGCTCACCTAACAATGGAAGCTATGGTGGACCGCTTTATCGAGGGGATCGAGCGGGTCTTCGCTCTCGACCGGAAAGCCTAA
- a CDS encoding Thymidine kinase, which yields MHVLKYPNRGWIEVICGSMFSGKSEELIRRLRRAQIARQKVIAFKPQIDTRYSESCISSHSQQQIPCVTIGAAADIYRYLEPDTEVVGIDEVQFLGSEIVAVCEELANRGIRVICAGLDQDYRGRPWHPVPELMAVAEYVQKMLAICVVCGAPAHRTQRKVQNKDLVLIGAGDAYEARCRYCHTIPDAVQEELFPDTSAGVEAGPNDT from the coding sequence ATGCATGTTCTGAAATATCCAAACCGTGGTTGGATCGAAGTCATTTGTGGAAGTATGTTTAGCGGTAAGAGCGAAGAGCTTATCCGGCGTCTGCGCCGCGCTCAGATTGCCCGCCAAAAGGTTATTGCTTTCAAGCCTCAGATCGACACCCGCTATAGCGAAAGTTGCATTTCCTCCCACTCACAACAGCAGATTCCGTGCGTTACGATTGGGGCAGCAGCAGATATCTACCGTTATCTTGAGCCGGATACTGAAGTTGTTGGAATTGACGAGGTTCAATTTCTCGGTTCCGAAATAGTTGCCGTGTGCGAGGAGTTGGCAAACCGAGGGATCCGAGTGATTTGTGCTGGGCTCGATCAAGATTACCGCGGCCGTCCGTGGCATCCTGTGCCTGAACTCATGGCGGTTGCGGAGTACGTTCAAAAAATGCTCGCTATTTGCGTGGTGTGTGGTGCTCCTGCCCACCGCACCCAACGAAAAGTACAAAACAAAGACCTTGTCCTGATTGGCGCAGGTGATGCATACGAGGCGCGATGTCGTTATTGCCACACAATTCCAGACGCCGTACAAGAAGAGCTTTTCCCCGATACCTCCGCGGGAGTTGAGGCTGGGCCGAATGACACGTAG
- a CDS encoding Low molecular weight protein tyrosine phosphatase: MLLPSHSKRNKKRVILFLDTGDNCRCPLAKGYLTKLLEERGIRHIEVKTAGVMTPTGLLPQPEVVQLLKEEGVDISHHRSHPVTVQMIEDADLILGMSSFHVQTAIRRSPAARGKAFLLKEYVGYSGKAIQIGDPMGGTMEIFKKCFEQIKDALEKLVEMDIIRKPPEDWTEPPARAPREGEPLEAEAVGAGGDGHVGSTTTAKKETAAAGAIEAGTKPRRRGRPPKSAQKSVEVAQSAELKRKRGRPPKSAKAGEAQAPAKAPKIGKATAAETGRRRASAPKAKKAAAGRSRRVAVKGSAKAESAPKVREKSTSKKQKTGEKTSTRTPQRTKKASAKTATKKSK, encoded by the coding sequence ATGTTACTACCATCGCACTCGAAGAGGAACAAGAAGCGGGTTATTCTTTTTTTAGATACAGGTGATAATTGCCGATGTCCACTCGCAAAAGGCTACCTCACAAAACTTCTCGAAGAGCGTGGTATACGCCACATTGAGGTTAAAACGGCTGGTGTCATGACGCCAACGGGGCTCCTCCCCCAACCAGAAGTCGTCCAGTTACTTAAAGAGGAAGGGGTCGACATCTCGCACCATCGCTCTCACCCCGTCACCGTCCAAATGATCGAAGATGCCGATCTCATCCTTGGGATGTCGTCTTTTCACGTCCAGACGGCGATTCGCCGGTCGCCGGCCGCTCGGGGCAAAGCATTTCTTCTCAAAGAATATGTGGGTTATAGCGGCAAGGCCATCCAAATTGGCGACCCAATGGGGGGGACGATGGAAATCTTCAAGAAATGCTTCGAGCAAATCAAGGATGCCCTCGAAAAGCTCGTCGAAATGGATATTATCCGCAAGCCGCCCGAAGACTGGACCGAACCCCCAGCACGAGCTCCGCGCGAAGGTGAACCCTTAGAGGCAGAGGCTGTAGGGGCAGGCGGAGATGGGCACGTAGGTTCGACCACAACCGCAAAAAAAGAAACGGCTGCTGCAGGAGCGATCGAAGCTGGTACAAAACCCCGGCGCCGAGGGCGCCCACCCAAAAGCGCGCAGAAATCCGTAGAGGTGGCCCAATCCGCAGAACTCAAACGCAAGCGGGGACGTCCGCCGAAAAGCGCCAAAGCCGGTGAAGCTCAGGCGCCAGCAAAAGCTCCAAAAATAGGAAAGGCTACCGCCGCCGAGACAGGGCGCCGGAGAGCGAGTGCCCCCAAAGCCAAGAAAGCGGCAGCAGGACGGAGCAGACGCGTAGCGGTCAAAGGTTCTGCGAAAGCGGAATCAGCCCCAAAAGTGAGAGAAAAAAGCACTTCTAAGAAGCAGAAGACCGGGGAGAAAACCTCAACCAGAACTCCTCAACGTACAAAGAAAGCATCTGCAAAAACAGCTACAAAAAAATCCAAGTAA
- a CDS encoding Peptidyl-prolyl cis-trans isomerase PpiD: protein MNYKQLMDITEGGVWTDVRDRETLEDMVLQEVLFDIVPTLRKEEHGSLHGTYPSTMEERMYLRVRMREEIEKETTPTREQLEEWTARNISRFTRPERVHAYHLFMQVSKDNPTSSLEAVRQRMEKVKQEADAGTSFAQLARKYSEAASAKVGGEIGWVTRRMPIGAENKPMNIVLENALFALKTGQVSDILQTSHGLHLMYVADRLTTYVPTVDDLITSRILPRSAQVELVAQKWRDLTSATRQRYHAKILFDLNKGTKLTTDVPAVEFNGQKWTVGELEQLYGQRFVSAYRLRQDTTETLVGLLNEVLDEMAQVQLALDRKLDKDTTVARNLKLLHDRVLFKKAFQQYVAQTSPITEKKIRDKYEAEKDRNRLPEATGYIISIKVQPTTVGLDREEARKIAREKAEEIRKQILAGADIEKLAREHSQDDRASSGGLVPRSRLASLHDLSGRRFAAVASTLKPGEVSDVRDFGDVFVVVKLVERWPGEPPAIEEVRERLKAALTNEANRTARDRLINAAAQKGLLRWANPAASYGITPKPNLADDPQ, encoded by the coding sequence ATGAACTATAAGCAACTGATGGACATCACCGAAGGTGGGGTGTGGACGGATGTCCGTGATCGTGAAACACTTGAGGACATGGTCCTTCAGGAAGTACTCTTTGATATCGTCCCCACTCTTCGTAAGGAGGAACATGGGAGCCTCCATGGTACGTATCCTTCCACCATGGAAGAGCGCATGTACCTTCGGGTCAGGATGCGCGAAGAGATAGAAAAAGAAACCACCCCGACTCGCGAGCAGCTCGAAGAATGGACTGCACGCAACATTTCCCGCTTCACCCGACCTGAGCGCGTGCACGCTTATCACCTCTTCATGCAGGTCTCGAAGGATAATCCGACCAGCAGCCTTGAAGCAGTGCGGCAGCGGATGGAAAAGGTAAAACAAGAGGCGGACGCCGGGACATCTTTTGCGCAGCTTGCTCGCAAGTACTCGGAAGCTGCCAGCGCCAAGGTGGGAGGCGAGATTGGATGGGTGACCCGCCGAATGCCAATCGGCGCGGAAAATAAGCCGATGAACATTGTCCTCGAGAACGCCCTGTTTGCTCTTAAAACCGGTCAGGTCTCGGACATTCTTCAGACCTCCCATGGGCTCCACCTTATGTATGTTGCGGACCGGCTCACGACCTACGTTCCTACAGTGGATGACCTCATTACAAGCCGTATCTTGCCGAGAAGTGCACAGGTGGAACTTGTTGCGCAGAAATGGCGGGATTTGACGTCCGCAACCCGTCAGCGCTATCACGCGAAGATCCTCTTCGATCTAAATAAAGGCACCAAGCTGACGACCGACGTTCCTGCGGTGGAGTTCAACGGCCAGAAGTGGACGGTGGGGGAACTTGAGCAATTGTATGGTCAGCGCTTCGTTTCCGCCTACCGCCTGCGTCAAGACACGACAGAGACTTTGGTAGGGCTCCTGAATGAAGTCCTGGACGAAATGGCGCAGGTACAGCTCGCACTCGACAGGAAGCTGGACAAAGATACCACCGTCGCCCGCAATTTGAAACTTCTTCATGATCGAGTACTTTTCAAGAAAGCCTTCCAGCAGTACGTTGCGCAAACTTCACCGATTACTGAGAAGAAAATCAGAGATAAGTACGAGGCGGAAAAGGACCGGAATCGGCTACCAGAGGCCACGGGTTACATCATTTCGATCAAAGTGCAACCAACGACGGTAGGCTTGGACCGCGAAGAAGCGCGAAAAATCGCGCGCGAGAAAGCTGAAGAGATCCGCAAACAGATCCTCGCGGGAGCTGATATCGAAAAGCTTGCTCGGGAGCACTCCCAAGACGATCGCGCCTCCTCGGGCGGACTGGTCCCGCGAAGCCGTCTTGCATCGCTGCATGACCTCTCGGGCCGACGTTTTGCCGCAGTGGCAAGTACACTCAAACCCGGTGAGGTGAGCGATGTGCGTGACTTTGGCGACGTCTTCGTAGTGGTGAAGCTTGTCGAACGCTGGCCCGGTGAGCCTCCTGCTATTGAAGAGGTGCGCGAGCGCTTGAAGGCAGCTCTCACGAATGAGGCAAACCGTACTGCACGTGACCGGCTGATTAACGCGGCTGCACAAAAAGGCCTGTTGCGGTGGGCGAATCCGGCTGCAAGTTATGGAATCACGCCCAAACCCAATCTGGCAGATGACCCGCAATGA
- a CDS encoding Dihydroxy-acid dehydratase, which yields MRSDTIKRGLERAPHRALLKATGVRDEDMHKPFIAIANSYVDIIPGHVHLKEVGEYVKACVRQAGGVPFVFNTIGVDDGIAMGHTGMKYSLPSRELIADSVETMIRAHCFDAMICIPNCDKIVPGMLMGAMRCNIPTIFVSGGPMEAGRTASGQTVDLISVFEGVGARQANQISDEELKQREDAGCPTCGSCSGMFTANSMNCLCEALGMALPGNGTVLATNRERLKLYRWAAFQIMELLRRDIKPRDIATLEAFDNAMILDMAMGGSTNTLLHLLAIAREAGIEYTMDRVNELSRKTPNLCKVSPSSKYHVEDVARAGGIHTILWEILQGKPGLLTESCLTVTGETLGDNIRKYSVRSPECCEIGRIQTERGSIPTGRLRDEVVAILQEETQRVRSGHEEPEPETAVRAADSMPFDAFDVIRTVQNAYSPEGGLSILYGNLAERGAVVKTAGVDPKMLVHSGPAVVFESQEDACKGILSGKVKPGDVVVIRNEGPKGGPGMQEMLAPTSYIKGMGLGDKCALVTDGRFSGGTAGACIGHVSPEAAAGGVIGLLKDGDIIDIDIPNHKLNVRLSPEEIARRREELEKAGGWKSRLPEELRRGWLGRYMAMATSADTGAVLRWE from the coding sequence ATGCGTAGTGACACCATTAAGCGGGGCTTAGAGCGTGCTCCCCACCGTGCACTCCTGAAAGCAACCGGCGTCCGCGATGAAGACATGCATAAGCCGTTCATCGCGATTGCGAACTCTTACGTGGACATTATACCTGGTCATGTCCACCTTAAAGAGGTCGGCGAATACGTTAAGGCCTGTGTGCGCCAGGCTGGTGGCGTGCCTTTTGTCTTCAACACCATTGGCGTGGATGACGGCATTGCTATGGGACACACAGGCATGAAGTATTCGTTGCCGTCGCGCGAACTCATCGCAGATTCCGTGGAAACCATGATCCGCGCCCACTGCTTCGATGCAATGATTTGCATCCCAAACTGTGATAAGATTGTCCCCGGCATGCTCATGGGCGCGATGCGGTGCAATATCCCCACCATTTTTGTCAGCGGTGGGCCGATGGAAGCCGGTCGCACAGCAAGCGGCCAAACCGTGGACTTAATCAGTGTCTTCGAAGGGGTGGGCGCACGCCAAGCGAACCAAATCTCGGACGAAGAGTTGAAACAACGCGAAGACGCGGGCTGCCCAACCTGTGGCTCGTGCAGCGGAATGTTCACGGCGAATTCTATGAATTGCCTGTGCGAAGCATTAGGTATGGCGTTGCCAGGTAACGGGACAGTTTTGGCCACAAATCGCGAGCGCCTAAAGCTGTACCGGTGGGCAGCTTTCCAGATCATGGAGCTGCTCCGGAGAGATATTAAACCACGCGATATCGCTACGCTTGAGGCCTTCGACAATGCGATGATCTTGGACATGGCGATGGGAGGCTCAACAAATACGCTCCTGCACCTACTCGCGATCGCCCGCGAGGCGGGCATTGAGTACACGATGGATCGCGTAAACGAACTCTCTCGCAAAACACCCAACCTGTGCAAGGTGTCCCCCTCGTCGAAGTACCACGTCGAAGATGTGGCACGGGCGGGTGGCATTCACACAATTCTGTGGGAAATCTTGCAGGGCAAGCCTGGGTTACTTACTGAAAGCTGCCTGACGGTGACCGGCGAAACACTTGGGGACAACATCAGGAAGTACTCAGTACGGTCCCCAGAATGTTGTGAAATCGGTCGGATTCAGACAGAGCGGGGAAGCATCCCGACCGGGCGCTTGCGTGATGAGGTGGTTGCAATTCTTCAAGAGGAAACTCAACGCGTGCGGAGCGGCCATGAGGAGCCTGAGCCCGAGACGGCGGTGCGGGCTGCGGATTCCATGCCTTTTGATGCGTTCGATGTAATTCGTACCGTTCAGAATGCATACTCCCCCGAAGGCGGATTGTCGATTCTGTATGGCAACCTTGCCGAACGGGGTGCTGTCGTGAAAACAGCTGGCGTCGACCCCAAAATGCTTGTCCATAGCGGCCCCGCGGTTGTGTTCGAGTCGCAAGAGGATGCGTGTAAGGGAATTTTAAGCGGTAAGGTGAAGCCCGGAGATGTGGTGGTGATTCGAAACGAAGGGCCGAAGGGTGGCCCTGGCATGCAGGAAATGCTTGCTCCAACGTCCTACATCAAGGGCATGGGCCTTGGCGACAAGTGCGCGCTTGTTACCGACGGGCGTTTCAGTGGGGGCACTGCCGGCGCATGCATTGGGCACGTCTCGCCCGAAGCTGCGGCTGGTGGTGTGATTGGTCTTCTTAAGGACGGCGATATTATTGATATTGATATACCGAACCACAAGCTCAACGTGCGGCTCAGCCCTGAGGAAATTGCTCGGAGGCGCGAAGAACTGGAGAAAGCTGGTGGATGGAAATCTCGCTTGCCCGAAGAACTCCGCCGCGGTTGGCTGGGCCGCTATATGGCAATGGCCACAAGCGCGGACACAGGTGCGGTGCTGCGCTGGGAGTAA